In Gemmatimonadaceae bacterium, a genomic segment contains:
- a CDS encoding V-type ATP synthase subunit D — MTSRRLAPTRMNLLRARRELARVHRGVALTRRKREALVIELFAAARPAVAFRSEMTEAITQASLSLADALAIHGAHGLRVMAMPRHEPQVELRTAVVWGIAVDDVIDRSPVTRSIDARGLAPAITGPSAADTAERFERLVELLIDAAPREQRMRRLGEALAQANRRLRTLEQRVAPSLTASISAVRRQLEEREREEQLRLRHVLRKG, encoded by the coding sequence ATGACCTCCCGCCGTCTGGCACCCACCCGCATGAATCTGTTGCGCGCTCGGCGCGAACTGGCGCGCGTGCATCGGGGCGTGGCGCTGACGCGTCGCAAACGCGAGGCGCTGGTCATCGAACTGTTTGCGGCGGCACGGCCAGCGGTGGCCTTTCGCTCGGAAATGACGGAAGCGATCACGCAGGCCAGCCTGTCGCTGGCCGATGCGTTGGCCATCCACGGAGCGCACGGGCTTCGGGTGATGGCCATGCCACGCCACGAACCGCAGGTCGAGCTCCGCACGGCGGTGGTGTGGGGTATTGCCGTCGACGATGTGATCGACCGGTCACCGGTGACGCGATCCATCGATGCGCGGGGTCTGGCGCCGGCCATCACGGGTCCCTCGGCCGCCGACACGGCGGAGCGCTTCGAACGATTGGTGGAGCTGCTGATCGACGCCGCGCCGCGGGAGCAGCGGATGCGCCGCCTGGGCGAAGCCCTGGCGCAGGCCAATCGGCGGTTGCGCACCTTGGAACAGCGGGTGGCCCCCTCGTTGACCGCGAGCATCAGCGCCGTCCGCCGTCAATTGGAGGAGCGGGAGCGCGAGGAGCAGCTGCGATTGCGGCACGTGCTCCGCAAGGGCTGA
- a CDS encoding zinc ribbon domain-containing protein, with product MTNRNPASTPCPSCGARASGKFCNQCGAALSVGGCGNCGAALTAGARFCNECGTAVGGPPGSALSSSAAPSSTGRLSMYAPWGVAALILVSVVGYFVGKGAEPSAPAGGSAGASPLVAPFANGGGGGAAPDISNMTPRERASRLYDRIMRYVEEGKKDSAQFFAPMALTSFEQLGAELDTDARYDYGRVASETGNLDIAKAQADTILQKSPNHLLGLALSARTATLRGEAAVAAKAWKTFLSAKDAELKKALPEYQFHATDIEQATRLAQAAK from the coding sequence ATGACAAATCGCAATCCGGCCTCGACCCCATGCCCCTCGTGTGGCGCTCGCGCCTCGGGCAAGTTCTGCAATCAGTGCGGTGCCGCACTCTCCGTTGGTGGCTGTGGGAATTGTGGTGCCGCGTTGACGGCGGGCGCACGATTCTGCAATGAGTGCGGGACGGCGGTTGGCGGCCCTCCGGGTAGTGCGTTGTCATCCAGCGCCGCGCCGAGTTCTACCGGTCGACTGTCCATGTACGCCCCATGGGGTGTCGCCGCACTGATCCTGGTGTCGGTGGTCGGCTATTTCGTCGGTAAGGGTGCCGAACCGTCTGCCCCTGCCGGCGGGTCGGCGGGTGCGTCACCACTGGTGGCACCGTTTGCCAACGGTGGTGGTGGCGGTGCCGCACCGGATATCAGCAACATGACGCCGCGTGAGCGCGCCAGTCGGTTGTACGATCGCATCATGCGCTACGTCGAAGAAGGCAAGAAGGACAGCGCGCAGTTCTTCGCGCCGATGGCGCTCACCAGCTTCGAGCAATTGGGCGCCGAACTGGATACCGATGCGCGTTACGACTACGGCCGTGTGGCGTCGGAAACCGGGAACCTCGATATCGCGAAAGCGCAGGCTGACACGATTTTGCAAAAATCACCCAATCACTTGCTCGGGCTGGCCCTCTCGGCGCGCACCGCGACGTTGCGCGGTGAAGCCGCTGTGGCAGCCAAAGCGTGGAAAACGTTCCTGAGTGCCAAGGACGCTGAGCTGAAGAAGGCGCTGCCGGAATATCAGTTCCATGCCACCGATATTGAGCAGGCGACGCGGTTGGCGCAGGCTGCGAAGTAG
- a CDS encoding DNA-binding protein — MGDEPDGERYAVAGMAVTCAHCSHDRFVEGRAQLNTAGMTFLNLDWANRSAATLTCTNCGRIEWFLADPEETA, encoded by the coding sequence ATGGGCGACGAACCAGACGGAGAGCGCTACGCCGTTGCCGGCATGGCGGTGACGTGCGCCCATTGCTCACACGACCGTTTCGTGGAAGGGCGCGCGCAACTCAACACGGCGGGCATGACCTTTCTCAATCTGGACTGGGCGAATCGTTCGGCTGCGACCTTGACGTGCACCAATTGCGGACGGATTGAGTGGTTCCTCGCCGATCCCGAGGAAACCGCGTGA